The following are encoded in a window of Streptomyces sp. Go-475 genomic DNA:
- a CDS encoding roadblock/LC7 domain-containing protein, producing the protein MTAPSTFGLIGLSSEARNLHWLLTNLVEEVPGILSVAVVSSDGLLLLSSDDHRNRQAREALQARGTRKTGPRGSAADLATIVSGIGSLTVGAAKLMEFGGVRHTMVAMDEGSLFVMSISDGSLLGVHGSADCDMSVVAYHMALFVGRAGHVLTPELRSELRKSLEESQTTGSAR; encoded by the coding sequence TTGACCGCTCCCAGTACCTTCGGACTGATCGGACTGAGCAGTGAGGCCCGCAACCTGCACTGGCTGCTGACCAACCTCGTCGAAGAGGTCCCCGGCATCCTCTCGGTCGCGGTCGTCTCGTCCGACGGACTGCTCCTGCTGTCCTCCGACGACCACCGCAACCGGCAGGCCCGGGAGGCCCTCCAGGCCCGCGGGACCAGGAAGACCGGCCCGCGCGGCTCCGCCGCCGACCTGGCCACCATCGTCTCCGGCATCGGCAGCCTCACCGTCGGCGCCGCCAAGCTGATGGAGTTCGGCGGGGTCAGGCACACCATGGTCGCCATGGACGAGGGCAGCCTGTTCGTGATGTCCATCAGCGACGGCTCACTGCTCGGCGTCCACGGCTCCGCCGACTGCGACATGAGCGTGGTCGCGTACCACATGGCGCTGTTCGTCGGCCGCGCCGGACACGTCCTGACGCCCGAACTCCGCAGCGAACTCCGTAAGTCCCTGGAGGAGTCCCAGACGACGGGGAGTGCCCGATGA
- a CDS encoding DUF742 domain-containing protein, protein MSSAPKSQLPVRGGDRKPARVRPYSLTGGRTRFGHVLLVETFVASTAALDAPEERRELTNGHLSTRVMPELRAIVELCRRMRTVAEIAALLKMPLGVVRVLLSDLADQGKIRVYGTGTGHGTGRPDRALLERVLSGLRRL, encoded by the coding sequence ATGAGCAGCGCGCCGAAGTCCCAGCTGCCGGTCCGCGGCGGTGACCGCAAACCTGCCCGGGTCCGCCCCTACTCGCTCACCGGCGGCCGCACCCGCTTCGGTCACGTCCTCCTGGTGGAGACGTTCGTGGCCAGCACGGCCGCGCTCGACGCCCCCGAGGAGCGCAGGGAACTGACGAACGGCCACCTCTCCACCCGCGTGATGCCGGAGCTGCGGGCCATCGTCGAACTGTGCCGCCGGATGCGTACGGTGGCCGAGATCGCCGCGCTGCTGAAGATGCCGCTCGGCGTGGTCCGCGTGCTCCTGAGCGACCTCGCGGACCAGGGAAAGATCCGTGTGTACGGAACGGGCACCGGCCACGGCACGGGCCGCCCGGACCGCGCTCTGCTGGAAAGGGTGCTGAGTGGACTCCGTCGTCTCTGA
- a CDS encoding ATP/GTP-binding protein produces the protein MDSVVSDAAHGVSGTSPFAQPGESMHAWETDRTRAPIATKIVVAGGFGVGKTTLVTAVSEITPLQTEALMTEASEAHDDLTATPGKTTTTVAMDFGRITLDDDLVLYLFGTPGQQRFWFMWDDIVRGAIGAVVMADTRRLKDCFPVLDYFESSGLPYVVAVNHFDGSELFEPEDVREALTIPQHIPVMIMDARRRISVIETLLALVGHALDETPE, from the coding sequence GTGGACTCCGTCGTCTCTGACGCCGCTCACGGCGTCTCTGGTACTTCCCCGTTCGCCCAGCCCGGCGAGAGCATGCACGCCTGGGAGACGGACCGCACCCGGGCCCCCATCGCCACCAAGATCGTGGTGGCGGGCGGTTTCGGCGTGGGCAAGACCACGCTGGTCACCGCCGTCTCGGAGATCACGCCCCTGCAGACCGAGGCGCTGATGACCGAGGCGAGCGAGGCCCACGACGACCTCACCGCCACCCCGGGCAAGACCACCACCACCGTGGCCATGGACTTCGGGCGCATCACGCTCGACGACGACCTGGTGCTCTACCTGTTCGGCACGCCGGGCCAGCAGCGGTTCTGGTTCATGTGGGACGACATCGTGCGCGGCGCGATCGGCGCCGTCGTGATGGCCGACACCCGCCGGCTGAAGGACTGCTTCCCGGTCCTGGACTACTTCGAGAGCTCCGGACTGCCGTACGTCGTCGCCGTCAACCACTTCGACGGCAGTGAGCTGTTCGAGCCGGAGGACGTGCGGGAGGCCCTGACCATCCCGCAACACATACCTGTCATGATCATGGACGCGCGTCGCCGGATCTCCGTGATCGAGACCCTCCTGGCCCTGGTGGGCCACGCGCTCGACGAAACCCCCGAGTAG
- a CDS encoding styrene monooxygenase/indole monooxygenase family protein: MRKILVVGAGQSGLQIALGLQSQGYEVTLMSNRTADEIRTGRVMSTQCMFHTALQHERDLQLNFWESQAPKIEGLGVSVAAPGSWAEGPAARAIDWLGRLDGYAQSIDQRVKMAGWMETFAQRGGQLVIHGAAVGDLDYFSRTYDLVLVAAGKGELVQMFARDPERSPYSEPQRALAVSYVHGLGPRPEHPDTEGVRCNLVPGVGELFVMPCLTTSGRADILFWEGIPGGPLDVFNGVKDPAEHLSLTLELMERYVPWEYARATKVELTDAGGTLAGRYAPTVRNPIGRLPGGGLVLGVADVVVANDPITGQGSNSASKCAAAYLASIVERGDKPFDEEWMRATFDRYWATAQHVTKWTNAMLAPPPEHILNLIGAAGELQPIADRFANGFNDPADFENFFYDPEKTQAYLVEVSGAGAA; this comes from the coding sequence ATGCGGAAGATACTCGTCGTCGGAGCCGGTCAGTCCGGGCTCCAGATAGCTCTCGGCCTCCAGTCGCAGGGGTACGAGGTCACCCTGATGTCCAACCGGACGGCGGACGAGATCCGCACCGGCCGGGTCATGTCGACGCAGTGCATGTTCCACACGGCCCTGCAGCACGAGCGCGATCTCCAGCTGAACTTCTGGGAGTCCCAGGCCCCGAAGATCGAAGGGCTCGGCGTCTCGGTCGCCGCCCCCGGCTCCTGGGCCGAGGGCCCCGCGGCCCGTGCGATCGACTGGCTGGGCCGGCTCGACGGGTACGCGCAGTCGATCGACCAGCGGGTGAAGATGGCCGGCTGGATGGAGACGTTCGCCCAGCGCGGCGGGCAGCTCGTCATCCACGGCGCGGCCGTCGGCGACCTCGACTACTTCTCCCGCACCTACGACCTGGTGCTGGTCGCGGCCGGCAAGGGCGAGCTGGTGCAGATGTTCGCCCGGGACCCCGAGCGGTCCCCGTACAGCGAGCCGCAGCGCGCGCTGGCCGTGTCGTACGTCCACGGCCTGGGCCCGCGCCCGGAGCACCCGGACACCGAAGGGGTCCGCTGCAACCTCGTGCCGGGCGTCGGCGAACTGTTCGTCATGCCCTGCCTGACCACCTCCGGCCGCGCCGACATCCTCTTCTGGGAGGGCATACCCGGCGGCCCGCTCGACGTCTTCAACGGCGTCAAGGACCCCGCGGAGCACCTCTCCCTGACCCTGGAACTCATGGAGCGGTACGTCCCCTGGGAGTACGCGCGGGCCACCAAGGTCGAACTGACCGACGCCGGCGGCACCCTGGCCGGGCGCTACGCCCCCACCGTCCGCAACCCGATCGGCCGCCTCCCCGGCGGCGGGCTCGTGCTGGGCGTGGCGGACGTCGTCGTCGCCAACGACCCGATCACCGGGCAGGGCTCCAACTCGGCGTCCAAGTGCGCCGCCGCCTACCTCGCCTCGATCGTCGAGCGCGGCGACAAGCCGTTCGACGAGGAGTGGATGCGGGCCACGTTCGACCGCTACTGGGCCACCGCCCAGCACGTCACCAAGTGGACCAACGCGATGCTCGCGCCGCCGCCGGAGCACATCCTGAACCTCATCGGCGCCGCCGGCGAACTCCAGCCGATCGCCGACCGGTTCGCCAACGGCTTCAACGACCCGGCCGACTTCGAGAACTTCTTCTACGACCCGGAGAAGACCCAGGCCTACCTGGTCGAGGTGTCCGGCGCGGGCGCCGCGTAG
- a CDS encoding C40 family peptidase — protein MSGRLLRLVCVAAAVAGTVAVPVPATAVPAPDPEQRSVARLLTDLQKLYRQAEQATEAYNATEEKLKKQRAETDRLDRALARARLSLHDSRGAAGRLARQQYQSSSDISPYVRLLLARDPQHAIDQGHVIGRLARERADTIGRLTGHERRAHDLAREARKALDRQLALAERRKKERDEVRERLHDVEELLASLTPDQLTAVAELEKEGVTKAQEKLLASGALGDTSETSETSSKGTTGSPGSPGSPGRPGTAGSQNSPRRPTAEGGRAVRYAVRQLGKPYEWGAEGPRSYDCSGLTSRAWAEAGAPIPRTSQEQWEQLERIPLSELRPGDLVVYFPEATHVALYLGDGMVVHAPRPGAKVKVSPIAANPVLGAVRPDPAGKPLRRYEPPELPAGATDGSDEGYEGYERYEGEEGYAAPAPDTSTR, from the coding sequence ATGTCAGGAAGGCTGCTTCGTCTGGTCTGCGTCGCGGCGGCGGTGGCCGGCACCGTCGCGGTCCCCGTACCGGCCACGGCCGTTCCCGCACCGGACCCGGAACAGCGCTCCGTCGCCCGTCTCCTGACCGACCTTCAGAAGCTGTACCGGCAGGCGGAACAGGCCACGGAGGCCTACAACGCCACCGAGGAGAAGCTGAAGAAGCAGCGCGCCGAGACCGACCGCCTGGACCGCGCCCTCGCCCGCGCCCGCCTCTCCCTGCACGACAGCCGGGGCGCGGCCGGCCGTCTGGCCCGGCAGCAGTACCAGAGCAGCTCCGACATCTCCCCGTACGTCCGCCTGCTCCTGGCCCGCGACCCGCAGCACGCGATCGACCAGGGCCATGTGATCGGCCGGCTGGCACGGGAACGGGCCGACACCATCGGCCGGCTGACCGGCCACGAGCGCAGGGCCCACGACCTGGCCCGCGAGGCCCGCAAGGCCCTGGACCGGCAGCTCGCGCTCGCGGAGCGGCGCAAGAAGGAACGGGACGAAGTCCGCGAGCGGCTGCACGACGTGGAGGAACTGCTCGCCTCCCTCACCCCCGACCAGCTCACCGCCGTCGCCGAACTGGAGAAGGAGGGCGTCACGAAGGCGCAGGAGAAGCTCCTGGCCTCCGGCGCCCTCGGTGACACCAGCGAGACCAGCGAGACCAGCAGCAAGGGCACAACAGGCAGCCCCGGTAGCCCCGGTAGCCCCGGTAGACCCGGCACCGCCGGCAGCCAGAACAGCCCCCGCCGCCCCACAGCCGAGGGCGGCCGGGCCGTCCGCTACGCCGTGCGGCAGCTCGGCAAGCCGTACGAGTGGGGCGCGGAGGGCCCGAGGTCGTACGACTGCTCGGGCCTGACCTCGCGGGCCTGGGCCGAGGCCGGGGCGCCCATCCCCCGGACCAGCCAGGAGCAGTGGGAACAGCTGGAGCGGATCCCACTGTCCGAGCTGCGCCCGGGCGACCTGGTGGTGTACTTCCCGGAGGCCACGCACGTGGCGCTGTACCTCGGGGACGGCATGGTCGTCCACGCACCCCGCCCGGGCGCGAAGGTGAAGGTGTCACCGATCGCCGCCAACCCGGTCCTGGGCGCCGTACGCCCGGACCCGGCCGGGAAGCCCCTGCGGCGCTACGAGCCGCCGGAGCTCCCCGCGGGCGCCACGGACGGGTCGGACGAGGGCTACGAAGGGTACGAGCGTTACGAAGGGGAGGAGGGCTACGCGGCGCCCGCGCCGGACACCTCGACCAGGTAG
- a CDS encoding TetR/AcrR family transcriptional regulator: protein MTPAAAPTPAYRRLSVEERRSQLLTAALNLFAHRAPEEVSLDDVAEAAGVSRPLVYRYFPGGKQQLYEAALRSAADELQHCFDEPREGPLLPRLSRALDRYLAFVDEHDAGFSALLQGGSVVETSRTTAIVDGVRRAAAEHILRHLDVTDPGPRLRMTIRMWITAVEAASLIWLDEDKQPPAEELRDWLVEQFVAVLTVTARRDPQTDALVRALAEDV from the coding sequence ATGACACCAGCCGCCGCCCCCACCCCCGCCTACCGGCGACTCAGCGTCGAGGAACGCCGCAGCCAGCTCCTCACCGCCGCGCTGAACCTCTTCGCGCACCGCGCCCCGGAGGAGGTGTCCCTCGACGACGTGGCGGAGGCGGCCGGGGTGTCGCGGCCGCTGGTGTACCGGTACTTCCCGGGCGGCAAGCAGCAGCTCTACGAGGCCGCCCTCCGTTCCGCCGCCGACGAACTCCAGCACTGCTTCGACGAACCGCGCGAGGGCCCCCTCCTCCCCCGCCTGTCCCGCGCCCTCGACCGCTACCTCGCCTTCGTCGACGAGCACGACGCCGGTTTCAGCGCCCTCCTCCAGGGCGGCAGCGTCGTCGAGACCTCCCGCACCACCGCCATCGTCGACGGCGTGCGCAGGGCCGCCGCCGAGCACATCCTGCGGCACCTGGACGTCACCGACCCGGGCCCCCGGCTGCGCATGACCATCCGCATGTGGATCACCGCCGTCGAGGCGGCGTCGCTCATCTGGCTCGACGAGGACAAGCAGCCCCCGGCCGAGGAACTCCGCGACTGGCTGGTGGAGCAGTTCGTCGCCGTGCTGACCGTGACCGCCCGCCGCGACCCGCAGACCGACGCCCTGGTCCGGGCCCTCGCCGAGGATGTCTGA
- a CDS encoding LysR family transcriptional regulator, translated as MLNVRRLLLLTEATERGSLTAAAHALGMTTSAASQQMSLLEQEAGQPLIERLPRGIRPTPAGAALAERGQAIRRELRAAQADLDSFTALDQGTLRLGSFPTASASLLPLALTRFRRRHAGIRIEVRAGVLAELREMLHTGEVEQGLLWDYEWNRLDDPALTLTHLLDDPTVLVVPADSPLRTRPSVRLGDLADQEWIIRADNHPVADVLRRSCRQAGFEPRIAYSSHDYQEAQAMVAAGLGIALAPRLALTSRRSDVRLLPFASDVPAPTRRILLARAATRRATPPAQAMARVLRTVAQRFTAPDLHRAQLGAVRRG; from the coding sequence ATGCTCAACGTGCGCCGTCTGCTGCTGCTCACCGAGGCCACCGAACGCGGTTCACTCACCGCCGCGGCGCACGCCCTCGGCATGACCACCTCCGCCGCCTCCCAGCAGATGTCCCTGCTGGAGCAGGAGGCAGGGCAGCCCCTCATCGAGCGGCTGCCGCGCGGGATACGCCCCACCCCGGCGGGTGCCGCGCTGGCCGAACGCGGTCAGGCGATCCGCCGGGAACTCCGTGCCGCCCAGGCCGACCTGGACTCCTTCACCGCCCTCGACCAGGGCACCTTGCGGCTCGGTTCCTTCCCCACGGCGAGCGCGTCCCTGTTGCCGTTGGCGCTCACGCGTTTCCGACGTCGCCACGCCGGCATCCGCATCGAGGTACGCGCCGGAGTCCTCGCGGAGCTCAGGGAGATGCTGCACACCGGCGAGGTGGAGCAGGGGCTGCTCTGGGACTACGAATGGAACCGCCTCGACGATCCGGCGCTCACCCTCACCCACCTGCTGGACGACCCCACGGTGCTGGTCGTCCCCGCCGACTCACCCCTGCGCACCCGTCCGTCCGTGCGCCTCGGCGACCTCGCCGACCAGGAGTGGATCATCCGCGCCGACAACCACCCCGTCGCCGATGTCCTGCGCCGAAGCTGTCGCCAGGCGGGATTCGAGCCGCGCATCGCCTACTCCTCGCACGACTACCAGGAGGCGCAGGCCATGGTCGCCGCCGGTCTCGGCATCGCGCTCGCACCGCGCCTGGCCCTCACCAGCCGACGCAGCGACGTACGCCTCCTGCCGTTCGCCTCCGACGTCCCGGCCCCCACCCGCCGCATCCTCCTCGCACGCGCCGCGACACGTCGCGCCACCCCACCCGCCCAGGCGATGGCCCGCGTCCTGCGCACGGTGGCGCAGCGATTCACCGCCCCAGACCTGCACCGGGCCCAGCTCGGGGCGGTCCGGCGGGGCTGA